The DNA segment CGAAAATACTCATCTTAATAAAAGTCCAGTAAGCTCtaaaaaaagtgaaactttTCCTTTATCATCTGAATACTCAGTCAAAAGTTGCAGGCTAGGTAATAGAGACTTAAAAATgatattcaagaaaatttcctcATCTCTAAATTTATCAGAAGGGTCAGTCACTCATGCAGGCCTCAATGAAAACAGGCAGTCTCAACACAGACACGTAGAAAAAACACCATCAAAAATGCCAAACGATGAAGGTGGAGGTTCATTGGAGAGTGCCTTTATGTATAAAATTCCCTCCATCAAAATCTCAAAAGCAGACGGCAACATCTGGAAGGTAATTCAGGATAGACCATTGGACCAAGCAGCACTAGCCATGGAAGAATTTTTAGGGTTTCCTGAAAAAGAATCAAATACTTTTACGAGATTTGATGCTGCCaataaaaacgaattttcttctttaaaggTACAGACATTGCTAGAAACCTCTGTTTTAGGCAAGAAGGTCCTCCCTAGTGAAAACATAAAGAAACagtcatcaaaattaatttcaaattttgaaagaatttcCTCTACTTCGCATGTACATAATGTACAATCTCCTTCAAGCAGACATTTACGAGAAAGGCCAGCCAGAGAAACACTAACAGAATTTTATGGGAGTGATTTCTGTGATATCAAGATTCCGATAAATGTAGCCCTCAAGAGGTGTGTGGTAGCTTTAGAAAGGGTACCATCTCTTCCTCCAGAAGATAGAGGAATAGTTACGCAAGTGTTTGACACTTTTAACACGAAACCTATTTCATCAAAATCAGACAAATCGTCCTCTTACGGTTTATGTGACAAATCAGTAATGAGTGAATTCAACAGTGTAACGCGTCCTAAACATACTGTATCGCTCTTTAAACTCTCAAATAAATCTGAGAGAATTAATCTAGGTGAAAAGCCTATGAGCTTTAAACAATCCATTCCTTTGCCTTTATCATCTGAAAACTCTGCCCAGCAAAGTAACAAAGACAGTAACATATTATTCAAAGACACATTTCCTTTCCTGAATTTATCAGAAAAGCTTGTCACAGATGCAGGCTTTACTGATAGCAGGCAATCTCAGAACATAGAGAAGAGTAAATGCACACCATCAATAATACCAGAAGATATAAGCAGCATTAAGAGTCCATGCGTGTATAAAATTCCCTCCATCACAATCTCGAAAGCAGAAGACAACATTTGGAGGGTACTTCAAGATCGACCATCGGATTCAGCTGTATCGGGAATGGAGTCAAACAATTATGAAGAATATTATGATGTTGCCAGTATAAATGAGGTTTCCTTTGAGAGGGTACCAAAGGTGTTAGCAGCCTTGGGTTTAGGCCGCAAAGTCGTCCCTCGTGAAAATATAGAGGAACGGTCACTAAAATTAACTTCCACTCTCGATAATGAAGCTTCCAATGAAGGTAAAGAAAGCCACGGACAATCTGCAAGTAGAAATTTGTATGAAAGATCCAACAGAGATTCAAGAACAGAATATTGCAGGAATATCAAGACTCCCAATGAGATCACTTctctttcaaaaagaaaatctgatTCTAGCCTCTCGAAAAAAGCTACATATCTAGAGCGACGCAATTCAAGCAAGATCAAAAGTGCGTTGGAAATGCAAAATATGAACCCGAAAACAAGTAAAATCATTAATGATTCGAAGTTAGATCGAGAAATGGATGAAATACTGGCAACTATGTTTTTCTGGAGGGCATGATAGTAGTACAGaagattttagaaatttaaaattaagacGGCCCATTATACGTGACACGTCCCTAAATTGCCCTAAATTCCGTTGGTAGAGTTGGAGCAACACTCTTCGTTGAAGTTCATCATTCGTATAAGCTGactgtaaaatttaataaaatttcatgattaaAAAAGCTTCAGCATTCATTTCAATTTCCTCCCtctgaaattgaaagttttgttATCAACGATCATTTTTATTCTCATATTTTTGTAGATAATGAGTTTTCTGatgataaaaattgtaaaactcaAAGAAAGTACATAAAGTAGTTGAAGGGCAATTACATTGATGAAAGTTCTTTCCTTAACGTCAGACTTTACAAGCCAAGTGAATAGAGGCTGCTTTTAAAGCAAAGTACCAAACTGATGTGAGTGATGCAAGGAGAACCAGAGCCGGatttaaggggtggccacatggcggcaaattttggaatttttttaaatgtaagtataaaaaaacatcggtttaagaaagaaaaaattacaaacgagaaaaattaacaaaatctctcatttcctgagagtaaagttctttctaattttgtcgtctttcggtgatacaagagacagcatctttaattagtcgagttaagaaaccaaactcgcaatttggcatgaagcggcgcggcggcgcagagagcaatgatgacgaggacttgagatgaaaaggagaagctctccgcgcggcggtcggcatgtaacacatagtagaacctacaagactgcatgaatacttcacgcattgcgtcaaacacagtgcggtcagcagcggtcggcgtgaaacgcatagcgcctacaagactatctgaatacttcacgcattgcaccaaaacagtgcagtcagcgcggcgcggcgcggaagttaaaattattgaatcgcatttatgtttgttcttgcatcattttttcgttcatttcatacaaatggaaggccttgtccacacagagataggtttacgaaacttaactttcgtgcaaagttctgtgaacctCTGCTGGTAGTGCTGACAggacttttgcaaaaaatgtgtccaacaggagtaaacgcgttttatgcacccctccgacacgtttacttgatggtttttattgattttttaaaacgaatgagaagggggcggcaaaaacaggtggcccatgggcggcaagtaagtaaatccggccatgaggAGAACCCGATTGAGCtccttcagtttttcaaaataggtaaaaattgttttaaagtaAGCAAATTCAAACCAAATTTTTTCACGGTTCACTCTAAAATCAAAACCATTCATCAGCCAGAGAAACTACCTGATGGATAAGGCCAGTCACAGTTTTTTCGGAGGGGTTATTAATTTTGGAATATTGAACCTGAAACCATGCCTTcgaattaattttatatttttaattttgtatgtttttaaaattaaattttcggattttaTCACCAAAAACAAAACTCAGTTagcagcgcaactgactcaatTTTTCCGTTCGCCGTTTCATTTTTGTGCAACATTGTGTagatgaaatctgaggaaagcTGGGCACAGAACATGCAATTTTTCCCTTTCACGCACCAGTTTTAAAAATGCAACGGGTTGCAATCTTGTTCAAATGTTCCGTGAATTCGTGCGTGATCTATTGCcgcttttttctctatgccccCCCCCTTACCACATGATTTTGGTTGTATGCATGGATGAGGTTGGATGACAAATCAGACATTACCTTCTGCATCTGAGAGCAGATTTGTTTTTAATGGCTTAATTGCGGTTTAATTAACGCTATTGTTTCATCACGCGACAAAATCACCGCAGCAAGAGAACACGTAGGATTCACAATGAGACACATCTTCTACCGAACTCATTATTAGGAcattaaaaattgtgtaaaatttccaaaggcggactttcaagcatttttcacaaaattcgtcagtttcccgcacgaagggaCGAAACTTTAttccaaggttgaaaaattgactcaaacaattctgTTTTTACGAAAATAAATCTGcataatttttgttgaaaatttgtctgataTTTGTATGAGTTTGGGAGAAATATTGGTGACATTTCCGGttagaagttgccaaatttttcctggtgaaaatgcaatatgcgcagaaaaatttgcaaaaatgtttagggaaaatctaaatttcagtTTGTAGATAAATCATTGAAGAGTGTTCGTGCCGAAAATGATCCtccaaaatcttgaaataaagtcaaaagtactgttttCAATTCGCGACCAATTTaaatgtatcgatatcgatggttagttggaaacagtacttttgactttGTTTTTAGATTTTGGAGGATGATTTTCGGCACGAACATCCCTCAAAGGTTTATCTGCAGACTGAAATTTACATATTCCCCAAATAATTCACCTAGGGGTTAAAATTCGAGATATATCGATCGTAGTCAGAATGCATCGCGCAAAagctgcactgagaaaaaatttggttataattaccatattagcggtgttcaatatgaactcttaattagtagttgccataaccaataatagagatatttttaccattaaatgttaatttttctaccgcacacttgtaaaagtacgattgctccagtaaaaatatcacaattattggttatggccactactagttaagagtgcatattgaacaccactaacatggtaattataaccatagtttttcctcagtgatgAAGATCCACCTTAAACCACCAAAACACGAGTCTATTACTACAGTGAACCTGACCATTGCAAAATTCCGTTTAAATGAAGTGGAGAAAATTCCTGGCTCTCGAGTTTTTCGCCAGGATCTTTCCACCTGCATAGGCGAGACTAGTCGGATCCTCCATCAATTCGTCGCTTGACtggcataagggcgtaactacacgttgagatgagcccggaaaagcattgaaacaTATGGAACacagggttcatcgcagagtgtagttacgcctttatgtcggGTAGACAACGAATTAAGGAGCAGCTTAATTTGCTTCAAAAACAATCTGGAGGGCGGAGGGAAAACCGGTGCCCGGTGGTGTAAAAGCGAGAGTGAGCGAATCAGTGGAGCAGCCAACTGCCGAATTGCTGATAGCCGTCGATTTATCCTCCGAACCAGCAATCAGCGATCCAGCATGCATAATCCGGATTCGAATTCGCACCTTCCTTGTAGGATGGGATCAGGCGGCACCCGCCATCGGAGACGCCAAGTTTCGCCGAATGGACtggattttgcaattaggaactatgatTTCTGGTTCCGTTTAGGAGCAACGTATGTACTATTAgcttctctatgcacataaggatttttacagatgagccaaaaatgtTAGTTCCGGATTATAAAGGCAGGTGCTTTCATGGAAGGGCTTAACTCATTTGACTCTTGAGTTAGATTTTCACCCTGTACTCCCCCACCCAAGGTTAGGATTGGCAAAAATGACTATTTTTAGTTTTCTCACCCTTATTCGCCTATTTCTCAGCCAAACAGCTTGATATTTGTGTGTCTTATCCTCAAGTGTGCACGAATGAAGATCAGTTACCAAAAGttaattacctttttttttattttttttttaattttttttttgtcgcactaggtggtttcaaaattggcacCCACTTATTTTACGTAAATAACACCgaaaatgaagatttttgaGGTTCCAGTTCCTAGAAGGCAaggatttaaaattaaaattgtactCAAAATTGTAGATCCCAATTGAATTGGTCATTTACAAAAGGGCTCAAACGCCacttcgtttttttcttcttactcGGCTCAAATCACACGAAAATTTCTGAGACAACCATATTCAAATCTCAAAATTGCCGCCTTCACACATGAGAATTTTTCTGTACTGAAAGATTCAGAGTGggtctgattgaaatttttttactgtttttctcaaattctcatttttggcgcttgagcccttttgtaactgaccgattcaattgcaaaatgtggtcaaaaTGAAACTACGCCTTTTTGTGGGGAGAATGGAGATTTGGAGCGATCACCTCGATGACCGAAGTATCCGTCACGGAGGGACAACGTGGTCTGACAACGGCGCGGCACTTAGCCAGGGGGCTAATTAGTACAGCTGAAACCATCggcaaaggggaaaaaaaattcaaggttgTCGTGGCCATTTCTCGGGGAGACCCGGCGACGGCGGATACTGCCCAAGCGAAGTTAgattaagttaggttaggtctACCCGTCGAGCGATACTCGTGCAGCCTGCAGCAGGTGCTCGACAGTGGCAGTCggttataaaaataaaaagataaaaaaaagattcCGTCCACATCCACCTGCCGTAAAAAGATGCGGGACCGAGACgttacgccgcacagtggatcgagtcaataggagaggtcggacaaaatttgaaaactttaaacgcttataactccgttcatacaaaattttgaggttctaaaaatggtttcattggtttcctcgtgaaattttctaattgAAACACCCCTtgcaatgtaaaatgtgacgagattaACACcttaatttgcagttttagtcaaaaatttcatgtccgacccctgtaattgactcgatccactgtgcgccgttgagTGTCGCTCGCGCCGGGCCCGTGCCCACAGAACCGCGTATCCACCCCGGGTTCCCGGTTGCAGTTGCGTGGTTTTCGGTTTGGGATGAGCCCGCGCTCAAATCTAACCTATCCCTGTTTCATGTAAAGCATTTACCGACCGCTTATTAATGCCCCTTTATCCGTATCAAAATCAAGTCAAATTATTATCCCCCGGCGCGCCTACCCGAGCCCCGCTTGGTGTTCCTCCTTAAAAGTGAACTTGAAAAACTCGCCTTCGTCGAGGTTAGCTCCCCAAATCAGGCccctcatactgccgtgctgaggggagacaccgtatgagccttcagacgctacCAAATCCCTACCGataaattatttactttttatgAAGCAAGTGAGAGACACTAAGTAATGTGGCCTGAATTTTGTGATGTCATCTCCGGccagagtatcacaagcgccatatgCGACGATTCGAAATTTTCGGctccagtttatttttttttacagaggaattgttggttaaatccgtctgaaaatttcactgggttttatcggcagcacaaagaaaattcagtgaaattttcggacagcttcattgaaaaatttctcacaaAAAGGTGCCAAGGACGATTTTTTTGGGTAAGacgatttttgtcgaaattcgTAAAAATGCCGCAGTTCTCTAGTTTTCAATGGAGATTTTCTCCAAATTAGAATTAATGGgcattttgcaaatttcagccaGCGTGAGAAGATAAGTTacgtccttttcaaaatggctcaaaaatcacgatgagcgcatcggaaaagtctaaaatactctcctaatttcacaatctgcttaaaaaatatgtgtttttaagcttcttgcttcaaaaacgataatGCGGCacataggtgaacatttcgtaagaggagagTTCCATTAAACCCTATATTGCGTTGAATCCTAGTAGGATCcgcaacatggccgacgccaactcgccaaaacacacgtgacaACACGGGATAttatcaaccggcgtgtttaaatttacattttcctttctttGACAAACCATGATGCTTCTTCACGATTTGAACGCGGAAGCGTCGGTCATGTTTAAAATTGAGCAGCATCCTAGTTCGAAAGGGTAGGATGGAACGattcctcttacgaaatgtacacttgtg comes from the Bemisia tabaci chromosome 7, PGI_BMITA_v3 genome and includes:
- the LOC109029703 gene encoding uncharacterized protein — translated: MIFKKISSSLNLSEGSVTHAGLNENRQSQHRHVEKTPSKMPNDEGGGSLESAFMYKIPSIKISKADGNIWKVIQDRPLDQAALAMEEFLGFPEKESNTFTRFDAANKNEFSSLKVQTLLETSVLGKKVLPSENIKKQSSKLISNFERISSTSHVHNVQSPSSRHLRERPARETLTEFYGSDFCDIKIPINVALKRCVVALERVPSLPPEDRGIVTQVFDTFNTKPISSKSDKSSSYGLCDKSVMSEFNSVTRPKHTVSLFKLSNKSERINLGEKPMSFKQSIPLPLSSENSAQQSNKDSNILFKDTFPFLNLSEKLVTDAGFTDSRQSQNIEKSKCTPSIIPEDISSIKSPCVYKIPSITISKAEDNIWRVLQDRPSDSAVSGMESNNYEEYYDVASINEVSFERVPKVLAALGLGRKVVPRENIEERSLKLTSTLDNEASNEGKESHGQSASRNLYERSNRDSRTEYCRNIKTPNEITSLSKRKSDSSLSKKATYLERRNSSKIKSALEMQNMNPKTSKIINDSKLDREMDEILATMFFWRA